A portion of the Oncorhynchus gorbuscha isolate QuinsamMale2020 ecotype Even-year linkage group LG07, OgorEven_v1.0, whole genome shotgun sequence genome contains these proteins:
- the LOC124039164 gene encoding patched domain-containing protein 3-like produces MGCQRTDCIEKPLSNLFEKFGRIVGTYPVWFFVITLIVSGILGGGFYFLKDREDNDIERQFTPRSGPSKIARAFVKENFPNDNAEFSSQRLYEEGNYASIIVVSNDKSNILSTEHLKNIIKVNDKVKDISVDVDQRELKFSHLCAKTNGHCVSNEILEIIDFNASRIEQTNITFPLYTHKSRQIFLGSAIGGVQVNVKSEVKSAKAVKLFYFLESHSTRAEVWLKEFQRILSDERDNENIKVFYYTSQSKQEEIEKHTTDGIPLFSATYALAIAFSVISCLRLDNVRNKVWVAATGVLSAGLAVLSSFGLMFYIGIPFVITVANCPFLILGIGVDDMFIMVSNWQQTNVKDPVEKRMAHTYKEAAMSITITTLTDVLGFYIGLTSDFLSVQYFCLYTSTAIIFCYIYNVTFFGAFLALNGRRERSNRHWLTCIKIPSENPKECSNGYSMCCVGGNYDKATGTEKEQPINNFFKKYYGPFLTKPWTKVIVIFIYAGYLAASIYGCFQIQQGIDLRDLAADDSYVIPYYNNDRKYFSTYGPNVMVIVSEKFPYWDKNKRSELHSCMDDFKKLQFITDDLYTSWLDYYEGYARSTHLNIDDEIVFSANLFLFLNLYPDFKQDVNFTSNAIHASRFFIQTVHIVNASMEIEMVNSLKETAEGCSVVPLMVYHPAFIYYDQYAVIVSGTLQNIGVTTAVMLIIALLLIPNPLCSLWVTFSIVSVIVGVTGFMALWDVNLDSISMIILVVCIGFTVDFSAHISYAFVSCKN; encoded by the exons ATGGGCTGCCAACGTACAGACTGCATTGAGAAGCCCTTGTCGAATCTCTTTGAGAAATTTGGACGAATTGTTGGCACCTACCCGGTCTGGTTTTTTGTTATAACTCTAATAGTATCCGGAATTCTGGGAGGAGGGTTTTATTTTCTGAAAGACAGGGAGGATAATGACATTGAACGACAATTTACACCGAGGAGTGGACCCTCAAAGATTGCTAGGGCCTTTGTCAAAGAGAACTTTCCAAATGACAACGCAGAGTTCTCAAGCCAGAGGCTCTATGAAGAAGGGAATTACGCATCAATCATTGTGGTATCCAATGACAAATCAAATATTCTAAGCACAGAACATTTGAAGAACATTATCAAAGTGAACGATAAGGTTAAAGATATCTCAGTTGATGTAGACCAAAGGGAGTTGAAGTTCAGCCATTTATGTGCAAAGACAAATGGACATTGTGTGTCAAATGAGATTTTAGAAATTATTGACTTCAATGCAAGCAGAATTGAGCAGACAAACATTACTTTCCCTCTATATACACACAAATCAAGACAAATCTTTCTGGGATCTGCAATAGGTGGGGTTCAAGTAAATGTCAAAAGTGAAGTCAAAAGTGCCAAAGCTGTAAAGCTTTTCTACTTCTTGGAAAGTCACTCCACCAGAGCTGAGGTATGGCTAAAAGAATTCCAAAGGATCCTATCAGATGAGAGAGACAATGAAAATATTAAG GTGTTTTACTATACATCACAATCGAAGCAGGAGGAGATAGAAAAACACACCACAGACGGGATTCCATTGTTCTCAGCCACATATGCCCTTGCCATCGCCTTCTCAGTCATATCTTGCCTAAG GCTGGACAATGTGAGGAACAAAGTGTGGGTGGCTGCTACTGGTGTCCTCTCTGCTGGCCTGGCCGTGCTGTCCTCATTTGGATTGATGTTTTACATTGGAATTCCCTTTGTCATTACTGTGGCAAACTGTCCTTTCCTTATACTCG GAATTGGTGTCGATGACATGTTCATTATGGTGTCAAACTGGCAGCAGACCAATGTCAAAGACCCCGTGGAGAAACGCATGGCACACACCTACAAAGAAGCTGCCATGTCTATAACCATCACCACCTTGACTGACGTCCTTGGGTTTTACATTGGACTCACGTCCGACTTTCTGTCAGTACAATATTTCTGTCTGTATACAAGCACTGCCATTATATTTTGCTACATTTACAATGTCACATTCTTTGGAGCTTTCCTGGCATTGaatgggaggagagaaagaagcaACAGACActggttgacttgcataaagaTCCCATCTGAGAATCCCAAAGAATGTTCTAATGGGTATAGTATGTGTTGTGTGGGAGGGAACTATGATAAAGCCACTGGGACAGAGAAAGAACAGCCAATCAATAATTTCTTTAAGAAATACTATGGTCCTTTTCTGACAAAACCATGGACCAAAGTAATTGTAATCTTTATTTATGCTGGGTATTTGGCAGCAAGCATCTATGGGTGTTTTCAAATACAGCAAGGAATTGATCTTCGTGATTTGGCGGCTGATGACTCTTATGTTATTCCGTATTATAACAATGACAGGAAATACTTCTCTACTTATGGTCCTAATGTCATGGTAATTGTCAGTGAGAAATTTCCATATTGGGATAAGAACAAACGATCTGAACTCCACTCCTGCATGGATGACTTCAAGAAGCTTCAATTTATTACGGATGATTTGTATACATCCTGGCTAGATTACTATGAAGGCTATGCACGAAGTACACATTTAAACATTGATGATGAAATTGTATTCAGTgcaaatttatttttatttctgaATTTGTACCCTGATTTTAAGCAAGATGTGAACTTCACCAGTAACGCTATCCATGCTTCTCGATTCTTCATCCAAACGGTTCATATAGTCAATGCCAGTATGGAAATTGAAATGGTGAACAGCCTTAAAGAAACAGCAGAAGGTTGTAGTGTTGTCCCATTGATGGTTTACCACCCGGCATTCATCTACTATGACCAGTATGCTGTTATAGTGAGTGGCACCCTCCAGAATATTGGAGTCACGACAGCAGTCATGTTGATTATCGCCCTTTTACTGATTCCaaaccctctctgttctctgtgggTGACATTCTCTATCGTCTCTGTCATTGTGGGCGTCACTGGTTTCATGGCATTGTGGGACGTCAATCTAGACTCCATATCCATGATCATTCTTGTTGTCTGCATTGGTTTCACCGTTGACTTCTCTGCCCATATATCCTACGCCTTTGTCTCATGCAAAAATTGA